From a region of the Oryza sativa Japonica Group chromosome 6, ASM3414082v1 genome:
- the LOC4340302 gene encoding putative UPF0481 protein At3g02645 — protein sequence MAGSDHHPGGRDGAPLVFDELRWVIQIRRSLQEDGGDDDDDNGIPVSVFNVPKQLQAHKPEAYVPQFIALGPYHHWRPELYEMERYKLAAARRAQRHLREGVKLEHLVEQFARAERKVRAHYHRYLDFSGETLAWMMVVDGAFLLEFLQIFAAAEAAASGGGGKPELRRVSSRMAHLVDFAGRKSAHNLILRDMLMLENQIPLFLLRKLLEPQCSSAEEASELLGRMVTGLMKELCPFKMMDNFPAIDVAKHAHLLELLYHLLVPKPSDDAAAAADGHDEGYDIEEQPVDGGGGGGEEKQQSAGCEYVKQLLAAVWGIVSSLKSGPMQYVAKPISFAVKAPWKMLTVVPGFSAMKHPVESFFMSGGGGDPSSSSTAAGQDHHHAISRPPLIEEIMIPSVTELAAAGVQFAPTNGDATTVSFDAKTATLHLPVVTLDGSTTEVVLRNLVAYEASAATGPLVLARYTELMNGIIDTGEDVAALRRRGVVLNRMKSDGEAARLWNGMSRSVRLTKVAAMDAAVEGVNRYHGARWRVKARRFMRRYVFGSWQLLTFLAAVLMLLLTTLQAFCSVYTCSRWFGAVAVAPPP from the coding sequence ATGGCGGGCTCCGACCACCACCCCGGCGGCCGGGACGGCGCGCCGCTGGTGTTCGACGAGCTCCGGTGGGTGATCCAGATCCGGCGCTCCCTccaggaggacggcggcgacgacgacgacgacaacggcaTCCCGGTGTCCGTGTTCAACGTGCCCAAGCAGCTGCAGGCGCACAAGCCGGAGGCGTACGTGCCGCAGTTCATCGCGCTGGGGCCGTACCACCATTGGCGGCCGGAGCTGTACGAGATGGAGCGATacaagctcgccgccgcgcggcgcgcccAGAGGCACCTCCGCGAGGGCGTCAAGCTCGAGCACCTCGTCGAACAGTTCGCGCGCGCGGAGCGCAAGGTCAGGGCGCACTACCACCGCTACCTCGACTTCAGCGGCGAGACGCTGGCGTGGATGATGGTCGTCGACGGCGCGTTCCTGCTCGAGTTCTTGCAGAtcttcgccgccgcggaggccgccgccagcggcggcggagggaagcCGGAGCTGAGGAGGGTGTCGTCGAGGATGGCGCACCTGGTGGACTTCGCCGGGAGGAAGTCGGCGCACAACCTCATCCTCCGCGACATGCTCATGCTCGAGAACCAGATCccgctcttcctcctccgcaagctcctcgaGCCGCAGTGCTCGTCGGCGGAGGAGGCCAGCGAGCTGCTCGGGCGGATGGTCACCGGCCTCATGAAGGAGCTCTGCCCCTTCAAGATGATGGACAACTTCCCGGCCATCGACGTCGCCAAGCACGCCcacctcctcgagctcctctaCCACCTGCTCGTCCCGAAGCCatccgacgacgccgccgccgccgccgacggccacGACGAGGGCTACGACATCGAGGAGCAgccggtggacggcggcggcggcggcggcgaggagaagcAGCAATCCGCCGGGTGCGAGTACGTGAAGCAGCTGCTCGCCGCGGTGTGGGGCATCGTGTCGAGCCTCAAGAGCGGGCCGATGCAGTACGTGGCGAAGCCGATCTCGTTCGCCGTCAAGGCGCCATGGAAGATGCTCACCGTGGTCCCGGGCTTCTCGGCGATGAAGCACCCAGTGGAGTCCTTCTTcatgtccggcggcggcggcgacccgtcgtcgtcgtcgacggcggcggggcaggACCACCACCACGCGATCAGCCGGCCACCGCTGATCGAGGAGATCATGATCCCGTCAGtcaccgagctcgccgccgccggcgtccagtTCGCGCCGACGAACGGCGACGCCACCACGGTCTCGTTCGACGCCAAGACGGCGACGCTGCACCTCCCCGTGGTGACGCTTGACGGCAGCACGACGGAGGTGGTGCTCCGCAACCTGGTCGCCTacgaggcgtcggcggcgacggggccgCTGGTGCTCGCCCGGTACACGGAGCTGATGAACGGCATCATCGACACCGGCGAGGAcgtggcggcgctgcggcggcgaggggtggtGCTGAACCGGATGAagagcgacggcgaggcggcgaggctGTGGAACGGGATGAGCAGGTCGGTGAGGCTGACGAAGGTGGCGGCCATggacgcggcggtggagggggtgAACCGGTACCACGGCGCGCGGTGGCGGGTGAAGGCGAGGCGGTTCATGCGGCGCTACGTGTTCGGCTCGTGGCAGCTGCtcaccttcctcgccgccgtcctcatgCTGCTGCTCACCACGCTGCAGGCCTTCTGCTCGGTCTACACCTGCTCGCGGTGgttcggcgccgtcgccgtcgcgccgccgccgtag